The sequence CTGCTCAAGGCCGGTGTCCCGCTCGCGCTCGGGTCCGACAGCCCGGTCACCCCGCTCGATCCCTGGGGCACGGTGCGCGCCGCCGTCTTCCACCGCACCCGCGCCCACGGCATCTCCGCCCGCGCCGCGTTCACCGCCCACACTCGCGGCGGCTGGCGCGCCATCGGCCGGGACGACGCGGGCGTCCTGGTGCCCGGAGCCCCCGCCGACTACGCGGTCTGGCGCACCGGCGACCTGATCGTCCAGGCCCCCGACGAGCGGGTGCAGCGCTGGTCCACCGACCCCCGTTCCGGCACCCCCGGCCTGCCCGATCTCACCCCCGGCAACGACCTCCCGGTATGCCTGACCACGGTCGTCGGCGGGCGAAAGGTCTTCGGGCCGCCGAACGAGTGACATCGCGCGGGCAGGTACCGGCGGGGGCTGCGCCTGCCGCTCCTTGCCTCACTTGGGGGCGCTCGCGGCTGACCTGGGGCGACGCGAAACGACGCAGGTGCAGCACCTGTTGACAGCAGACGGTCGGCGGCCGGTAGGTTCGGCCGAGTCCACCACCAGGACGTCCGACCGGGAGACCTCCGCGCAGTCGTCGAACGCAGCTGGGCCATGGGGTGGTGCGCCACTGGGCACACCGCCACTGGGAGCCAGGTCCAGCACCAGCGGCACGGGACAACGGAGTGTTTCGGCTGGATGGGGGTCCCTCCCTGCTCCGTGGGAGCTTGGGGGAAGGTGCGACCCGGGTGGGGCCCGGACGCTCAGTAGACAACGGCTTTCGGTCGACCCGCAGCCAGCGGGTCCCAGGTCGGCCCGAAGGGCGCCGGGCCCCTATCCGCACCGCGGCAGCCCGTCCGCACTCCCCGTGGTGCGTCTTTCACCTTTTGTGCACCCCATATCCGCAATCCCGGCCTCCCGATGTACGGTCAGCTCACCACCGCACGACCTGCAGGAAGGCCCGCGACCGTGCCATCGGGTTCCGACACCACCGAAGAAGCCGTCAGCGGCACCGCGCCCGACGGCCAGGTGCCGCGCGCCGGGACGGGCTCCACCGCCGCGCCCGCGCGCCCCGGGCGGGCGCGGCGCCTCGCCGCCCTGATCCGCCGGGAGACGCTGCGTACCGGCCTTGCGGCCGTCTTCGGCATCGCACTCGGCCTGGCCTTCCCGCCGTACGACCTGTGGCCGCTGTCCGTGGTGGCCGTCGCCGCGCTGTCGCTGCTGACCCGCGGCCGCACCGCCCGCCAGGGCGCCTGGACGGGCTTCGCGTTCGGGCTGCCGTTCTTCCTGATCCTGCTGAAGTGGCTGCATGTCGTCGGCTGGGACGCCGTGTTCGGCCTCTCGGTCGCCGAAACGCTCTTCCTGACGCTGCTGGGCGCGGCGCTCGCCGTGACCTCCCGGCTGCCGGGCGGGCCGCTGTGGGCCGCCTGCCTCTGGGTCGCCGAGGAATGGGCCCGCGACCGGTTGCCGTTCGGCGGCTTCCCCTGGGGCCGGCTCGCTTTCGCCAACACCGGCTCGCCGTTCACCCCGCTCGCCGCGCTCGGCGGCGCCCCGCTGGTGACCTTCGCCGTGGCGCTGGCCGGCGCGCTGCTCGCCGTATGTGCCGCCACCCTCTGGCAGCTGCGTGGCAACGGATCGCTGCGCCGGGCCGTCCCGGCCCTGGAGGCGTTCGGGCTCGCCGCGGCGGTCACCCTGGCCGGCGCCGTGGTGCCCGTACCCACGAAGGCCGACGACACCGCTGATATCGCTGTCGTCCAGGGCAACGTCCAGCAGCCCGGCATGGACTTCCTGGGCCGCCCCATGATGATCACCGACAACCACGCCACGGCCACCGAAAAGCTCGCCGCCGACGTCAAGGCCGGCCGGGCCAGGAAGCCGGACCTGGTCATCTGGCCGGAGAACTCCTCCGACCTCGACCCGTACAAATACCCCCAGGCCTACGACCGGATTGACGAGGCCGTGAAGGCCATCGGCGTGCCCGTCCTCGTCGGCGCCCTGATCGACCACCCCTCCAAGAAGGGCTATGTCTTCAACGAGGGCATCGTCTGGGACCCGAAGAAGGGGCCGGGCGCCTCCTACACCAAGCAGCACCCCGTGCCGTTCGGCGAGTACGTGCCGTTCCGGGAACAGCTCAGCAAGATCATCACGCGTTTCCAGCGGGTGCCCCGCGACTTCTACCCCGGCGACCACACCGGCGTGCTCCACGTCGGCCCCGCCCGGCTCGGCGATGTCATCTGCTTCGAGGTCGCCTACGACCAGATCGTGCACGACACCGTCGACGCGGGCGCCCGCGCGCTGGTCATCCAGACCAACAACGCCACCTACGGCCGCTCCGGCCAGCCCGAGCAGCAGCTGGCGATGTCCAAGCTGCGCGCCGTCGAACACGGCCGGGCCGTGGTCACCGCGGCCACCAGCGGGATCAGCGCCGTGGTCGCCCCGGACGGCAAGATCACCCACCGGATTCCCGAGTTCACCCAGGGCGTGGTCTCCGCACGGATTCCGCTCCGGGACGAAACGACGCTCGCCGACCGCGTCGGTGCCGCTCCCGAGTGGGTGCTCGCTATCGTTGGGCTTCTGTCCTGCGCCGGCGCGGTGGTTGCAGGCCGGCGCGGGCGAACGAAGGACGAGAAGGGGCAGCAGTGACAGACGGGCAGCGGCAGTACGGTCCGCTCGGCACCACGTTGGTGATCATTCCGACGTACAACGAGGCGGAGAACATCAAGCCGATCGTCTCGCGGGTGCGGTCCGCCGTCCCCACGGCACATGTCCTCGTCGCGGACGACAACAGTCCTGACGGCACCGGCAAGTTCGCCGACGAACTGGCCGCCGCCGACGAGCAGGTCCACGTCCTGCACCGCAAGGGCAAGGAAGGCCTCGGCGCCGCCTACCTCGCGGGCTTCCGCTGGGGGATCGACCACGGCTACGACGTGCTGGTCGAGATGGACGCCGACGGCTCCCACCAGCCCGAGGAGCTGCCGCGGCTGCTGACCGCCCTCAAGGGCGCCGATCTCGTCCTCGGATCGCGCTGGGTGCCCGGCGGCCGCACCGTCAACTGGCCCACGTACCGGCGGCTCATCTCCCGCGGGGGCAGTACGTACTCGCGGCTGGTGCTGGACCTGCCGCTGCGCGACATCACCGGCGGTTTCCGGGCCTTTCGCGCGGAGGCGCTCAAAGGGCTGGGCCTGGATGACGTGGCCTCCCAGGGCTACTGCTTCCAGGTCGACCTCGCCCGCCGTGCCGTGCAGGCCGGCTATCACGTCGTCGAGGTGCCGATCACCTTCGTCGAGCGGGAGCTGGGCGACAGCAAGATGAGCCGCGACATCGTCGTGGAGGCCCTGTGGCGGGTCACGGCCTGGGGCGTCGGCTCCCGGGTGGACAAGATCCGCGGCCGCTGACGCCGGAGCCCGCTGACGTCGAGGTCGGCTGACGGCGGGTCCGGCTGACGTTGTGGCCGCTGTGCCGGGCCGCCCCGAGATGATCCATGCAGCGCGACCCTCGCGGAGTGGGGCGGCAGGGGCCAGGCACACTTGAGGCATGACGTTCGGAGTCACGCCACCGCCGAGTTCCCGCCCGCCCCAGCGCTCGCGCGCCCGCCGGTTCGTCCCCTTGGGCATCGCCGCCTGGATGGTGCTGGAGATCTGGCTGCTGACGGTGGTCGCCGGGGCCACCAACGGACTGACGGTCTTTCTTCTGCTGGTCGCCGGAGTGATCATCGGCGGTTATGTGGTCAAGCGGGCCGGCCGCCGCGCCTGGCGCAACCTCACCGAGAGCCTGCAGACCACCGGTGGCCCGGCGGCTCCCGGCAACCCGGCCGCGTCCGGCAACGGCGCCTCGGGCAACGGCAAACCCGGCGACGGCACAACTGGTGGCAAGTCCGGCAGCGGCAAACGAGGCAGCGGCAATACGCTCCCGATGGCCGGCGGGCTGTTGCTGATGATCCCCGGTCTGGTGTCCGATGCCTTGGGGCTGCTCTGCCTCTTCCCGCCGACCGGGAAGCTGATCCAGCGCCGTGCCGAAAAGCTGCTGAACCGGCGGGCGGGCTACGCCCAGGAGTCGTTCGGCAATGCCTTCCAGCAGGCCCGGATGCACCGGCCCGACGGCAAGGTCGTCCAGGGAGAGGTCATCCACGAGGACGAGCCATCTTCCCCGCGCCGTCAGGACCCGCCGCTGACCGGCTGAGCGCACGCGGGCGCCCGATGCCGGGCGGACGACACCCGGCCGTGGGACGAGGCCCGGCCGTGGGACGACGTCCGGCGCGTGCACACACGGGATGCAGCCGCGCCGGGCGCATGCCGGTGCGGACGCAGCAAGGGCCGGGACCCCTGCACAGTGCAGTGGCCCCGGCCCTTCGTGCTGCTTGGCGCAGGTCCGTTGTCAGGCGGACTTGCGGTTGGTGTCGCGCGGATGCACGGCAATGTTCATGGTGCCGGAGCGCAGGACGGCCAGCCTTTCGGCCAGCACCTCCTCCAGCTCCTCGCGGGTGCGCCGCTCCATGAGCATGTCCCAGTGCGTACGCGCGGGCTTGCCCTTCTTTTCCTCAGGGCCATCGCCATCCACCAGAAGCGAAGGTGCACCACATACCTTGCACTCCCACTCCGGCGGAATCTCGGCCTCAACCGAGAACGGCATCTCGAATCGATGTCCGTTCTCGCATGCGTACTCCACCGCCTGGCGCGGGGCCAGGTCGATGCCGCGGTCGGTCTCGTAGCTGGTCACCACGAGTCGCGTGCCGCGGAGAGCTCGCTCACTCATGAATCGTGCCTCCCGGGCTTGTCGCCCACAGGACAGGTGTCGCTGTCGTCGTCATCCGGTCAACGTCCGGTCGGCGGTGAAGATTCCCGTATTCGAAATTCGGGACATGCGCCCACCCGTCGCCCACCACCGCCCATGATGGAGGCGCTGTGCGCCGCTGCCTTCCTTCGTGCCGCCCCTTGTTGTACCCACCAGCGCCCGGTTTGTCACATCTAGCAGCAGATGTCACCCAGCGCCATCCTTAGTTGAGCGCGCAGTAACGGTCCGCCTGGTGAGCCAAAGGCGTACACTACCGGCCCGCACCCCCTGGGGCTAAATCCGGTCAGGTACAGGATTTCCCGCCGCGGCGATCGCCCGTCCCACCGGCACCCTCGCCAACAGGACAAAACCGATCACAAAGAACGCCACCAGGGACACGATCGCATCCCGGTAGCTCCCGGTGAGCTGATAGGTCACCCCGAACACCAGTGGTCCCAGCCAGCTCACGCCCCGGTCGCTCATCTCGTACGCGGAAAAATATTCCGCTTCTTTGCCGCGCGGCACCAGATGGGAGAACAGCGAACGGGACAGCGCCTGGCTTCCGCCCAGGACCAGGCCGATGCCGGCGGCCAGCCCGAAGAACCACCCGGGCGCCTTCGCGGGCAGGAAGTAGCCGGCCGCGAGCGTCAGCACCCACGCCACCAGGGAGCCCAGGATCGTCCGCTGGGCGCCGTACCGTCCGGCCAGCCGTCCCATGAGCAGGGCGCCCGCCGCGGCCAGCACCTGGACCAGCAGGACCGCCACGATCAGCGTCGTCTGGTCCAGGCCGAGTTCCTCGGAGCCGTACACGGAGGCCTGGGTGATCACCGTCTGTACGCCGTCGTTGTAGACGAGATAGGCCAGGAGGAAGGCGAGGGTGAGGGGATGACGGCGCATGTCGCGCAACGTCTCCCGCAGCTGCCGCCCTCCCCGGCCGAGCGTGGTGGCACCGGACCCGGCGGGCTCCTCGGCGGCGGCCGTCCGCCGCTCGCGCAGCCGGCGCAGCGGAATCACCGAGAACGCGCCCCACCACAGCCCCGCCGACGCCAGGCAGATGCGCACCGCGGTGCCCGTGGAGAGGCCGAAGGAGTCGTGTGCGCCGTAGAGCACCAGGTTGGCGATCAGGACCAGCGCTCCGGCCGCGTAGCCGAATGCCCAGCCGCGGGAGGAGACCGCGTCCCGTTCGTCGGGCCGGGCGATCTGCGGCAGGAAGGAGTTGTAGAGCATCATCGACACCACGAACGCCACATTCGCGAGGACCAGCAGCGCCCCGCCCAGCAGATAGCGGTCGCCGCCCAGGAAGAACATCCCCGTCGTCGCCGCGGCGCCCGCGTAGGCACAGCAGCCCAGCAGCGGCTTCTTCCGGCCGGTCCGGTCAGCCAGCGCCCCGGCGAGCGGCATGGCCAGCACGGACAGCAGCAGCGACGCGGACACCGCGTACGCATAGAAGGAGCCCGCGCGCACCGGAAGGCCCAGAGGGTGCACAAAGCCGTCCGCGTCCGCCGCGGCTTTCGCCACCGAGGTCAGATAAGGCCCCAGGAACACGGTCAGCACGGTCGTCGAATAGACGCTGTTGGCCCAGTCGTACCAGTACCAGCCGCGTTGTTCACGGCGCCGGGCGGCCGCCTCGTCCCCGTCCTCGGCCGCGCCCCCGGCCACGGCTTGTGTGCGCTCCATGCCCACCCCCGTCTTCCTGTCCCCGTTCACGGCGGCGGACGACGGCCGGCGGGCCCGGAACCGGGTGCGTCCGCATCCGCCGTCCGGCTCGCGACGCCCCTGGATCCCGCACCCTCGCTCGGTCGGCACCGGCACCCCCACCCGGTCAGACCCAGCACCCTCGCTCGGTCAGCACCGTCCGCAGCGTCTCGATGTGGTCCGTCATGATGCCATCCACCCCGAGGTCCAGGAGCGCCCTCATCCGGTCCGCGTCATTGACCGTCCAGACGTGGACCTGCATGCCCAGCGCGTGCGCGGCGCGCAGGAAGAGCGGATCGACGACGGGGAGGCCGGACTGCCGCTCGGGGACCTGGACGCAGACCGCGCTGCGCCGCACCGCCGCACCCAGCAGCCGGTCCAGCGGCAGCACCCCGCGGCCGTACGACCGCAGCCGCAGGCCGGCCACGCCGCGGGTGCCGAGCGAGGTCGCCATCCGGCGTCCGGCCAGCCGCTGGGCGCGGGCCACCCGGGCCTCCGAGAACGAGCCGACGCACACCCGGTCCCAGGCGTTCGTGCGGCGCAGCAGGGCGAGCAGCGGAGCGAGCGCGGCGTCGGCCTTGAGGTCGACGTTCCAGCGCGCCCCGGGGAACTCCTCCAGCAGCTCCTCGAAGAGCGGCAGCGGCTCGTGACCGCCGACGCGGGCCCGTCGTACGGCTCGCCAGGGGAGCTGTCCGATCGTGCCGCGGGAATCGGTGACGCGGTCGAGCGTCGCGTCGTGGAAGGCGACGAGCTCTCCGTCCGAGGTGGCATGCACATCGGTTTCCAGATAGCGGTAGCCGAGGCCGACCGCGCGGCGGAAGGCGGCGGCGGTGTTCTCCAGGCCCTCGGCCGCCCCGCCCCGGTGGGCGAAGGGGAGCGGCACGGGGTGGTCGAGATAGGTGTGGCGGGTGCGTATCGCTGGGGTCACTCCGGCAGTATTGCGTGCTCGGGTGAAGTGCCTCCGCGGGCCACCACCGTGGAGGGCTTCACGGGCCGGTCCTTGATCGCGAAGCGCCGCAGGAAGAACTGCGCCATGGGCCCGATGGCCAGCGCATAGACCACCGTGCCGGCCCCGACGGACCCGCCGAGCAGGAAGCCGGTGGCCAGCACCGTCACCTCGATGCAGGTCCGCACCAGCCGCACCGGACGGCCGGTCCGCAGATGCAGCCCGGTCATCAGCCCGTCGCGCGGCCCCGGACCGAAATCGGCGGAGATGTACAGGCCGGTCGCGACACCGTTGAGCAGGACGGCGCCCGCCAGCAGCGGGATACGCGCGGCCAGCGAGTGCAACTGCGGCATCCAGGCCAGCGTCGCGTCCATCACCAGCCCGAGGATCACCACGTTGGCCACCGTGCCGAGGCCGGGACGCTGGCGCAGCGGGATCCACAGCAGCAGGATCAGCGCACCGGAGACGATGGTGACCGTGCCGATCGACAGGCCCGTATGGCGGGATATGCCCTGGTTCAGCACGCTCCACGGCTCCAGGCCGAGCCCGGCCCGCAGCATCAGCCCCATGCTCACGCCGTACAGCGCCAGTCCCGCGAAGAGCTGGATGAGCCGGCGCACCGGCAGCCCCCTCCCCGGTCCGGTTTCCCTGAATATGGACATGATTTTCCCCCTCCTGGCAGGATTGGACCGACGCATGACACCATGTGGCAGGTCCGGGCTCACGAAGTAGAGCCAATTCGGGGAAGGTGGACTGATCTTTATGGCTCAGTGGACTTCAGCGGTGGGTGCACCCCAACTCGCCCGGCTGCTCCGGTCGCAGGCCCCGTGCGATGCCCAACTCACGGCCGCCGGACGCCGGTTGCCCGCCTACCGCAGCCTCGCCGACGGCATCCGGCTGCTCGTACTGGAGGGCCGGGTGCCGGTCGCCGCGCGCCTGCCCGCCGAGCGCGAGCTGGCCGCCGCCTTCGGCGTCAGCCGCACCACCGTCGCCGCCGCCTATGAAGCGCTGCGCGCCGAGGGATTCCTGGAGTCCCGGCGCGGCTCGGGCAGTTGGACCGCCGTCCCGGCCGGCAACCCGCTGCCCACCCGCGGCCTGGAACCGCTGCCCCCGGAGGCCGCCGGCTCCATGATCGACCTGGGCTGCGCCGCGCTTCCGGCTCCCGAGCCGTGGCTCACCCGCGCCTTCCAGGGCGCGATGGCCGACCTTCCGCTCTACGCCCATACCCACGGCGACTACCCCGCAGGGCTGCCGGTCCTCCGCCAGGCCCTCGCCGACCGCTACACCGCCCGTGGGATCCCCACCATGCCCGAGCAGATCATGGTGACCACGGGCGCGATGGGCGCGGTGGCCGCGATCTGCAAGCTGTGTACGCGCCCCGGCGAGCGGGTGGCCGTCGACTCCCCGTCGTACGCCAACATCCTGCAGCTGATGCGGGACGCCGGCGCCCGGCTCGTCCCGGTCGCGCTCGCCGACAAGCTGGCCGGCTGGGACATCCCCGTCTGGCGCCAGGTGATGCGCGATGCCGCGCCCCGTATGGCGTATGTCGTCGCCGACTTCCACAACCCCACCGGCACCCTCGCCACCGAGGACCAGCGCCGGCGCCTCGTCGATGCCGCCCGGTCGGCCGGCACCCTGCTCGTCGTCGACGAGACCATGGCCGAACTCCAGCTGGACGAGGACCCCGCACCGCCCCGCCAGGTGTGCGCGTTCGACCCCGCCGGCAGCGCCGTGATCACGGTCGGCTCGGCGAGCAAGGCGTTCTGGGCCGGGATGCGGATCGGCTGGGTGCGTGCCGCCCCCGACATCATCCGCAGTCTGGTTGCCGCCCGCGCCTACTCCGACCTGGGCTCACCGGTTCTCGAACAACTCGCCATCGCCTCGCTCCTGGAAGGCGGCGGCTGGGAAGCGGCCGTCGGCATCCGCCGCGAGCAGGCCCGCGAGAACCGCGACGCGATCGTAGAGGCGCTGCACCGGCACCTCCCCGACTGGGAGTTCAGCGTCCCCCGCGGCGGCCTCACCCTCTGGGCGCGTACCGGCGGACTCTCCGGCTCCCGGATCGCGGAGGCGGGGGAGCGGCTCGGGGTACGGGTGCCCTCCGGCCCGAGGTTCGGTGTCGACGGTGCCTTCGAGGGCTTCGTACGGCTGCCCTTCACGGTCAGCGGAGCCGTCGCCGAAGAGGCCGCGGTCCGGCTGGCCGGCGCCGCGCGGCTGGTGGCGACGGGCGCACCCGTGGACACGGAGATGCGGCACGCGTTCGTGGCCTGACGGCTGATCAGGGCCCGTCCTCCGGGTGGGACCTCGCACTCGGAAGCCTCACCCCTCGGTGGGCACGGCCTCCACCGACCCGTTGACCGCGCGGGATTCGCCACCCTTGACGGTCCGCACCCGCGCCGCCGCGCCCACCGGCTCGGCGGGGGCCTTGGTCTTTCCGGCATCCGGTGCCGCAGCGGT is a genomic window of Streptomyces sp. Edi2 containing:
- the lnt gene encoding apolipoprotein N-acyltransferase is translated as MPSGSDTTEEAVSGTAPDGQVPRAGTGSTAAPARPGRARRLAALIRRETLRTGLAAVFGIALGLAFPPYDLWPLSVVAVAALSLLTRGRTARQGAWTGFAFGLPFFLILLKWLHVVGWDAVFGLSVAETLFLTLLGAALAVTSRLPGGPLWAACLWVAEEWARDRLPFGGFPWGRLAFANTGSPFTPLAALGGAPLVTFAVALAGALLAVCAATLWQLRGNGSLRRAVPALEAFGLAAAVTLAGAVVPVPTKADDTADIAVVQGNVQQPGMDFLGRPMMITDNHATATEKLAADVKAGRARKPDLVIWPENSSDLDPYKYPQAYDRIDEAVKAIGVPVLVGALIDHPSKKGYVFNEGIVWDPKKGPGASYTKQHPVPFGEYVPFREQLSKIITRFQRVPRDFYPGDHTGVLHVGPARLGDVICFEVAYDQIVHDTVDAGARALVIQTNNATYGRSGQPEQQLAMSKLRAVEHGRAVVTAATSGISAVVAPDGKITHRIPEFTQGVVSARIPLRDETTLADRVGAAPEWVLAIVGLLSCAGAVVAGRRGRTKDEKGQQ
- a CDS encoding polyprenol monophosphomannose synthase; the encoded protein is MTDGQRQYGPLGTTLVIIPTYNEAENIKPIVSRVRSAVPTAHVLVADDNSPDGTGKFADELAAADEQVHVLHRKGKEGLGAAYLAGFRWGIDHGYDVLVEMDADGSHQPEELPRLLTALKGADLVLGSRWVPGGRTVNWPTYRRLISRGGSTYSRLVLDLPLRDITGGFRAFRAEALKGLGLDDVASQGYCFQVDLARRAVQAGYHVVEVPITFVERELGDSKMSRDIVVEALWRVTAWGVGSRVDKIRGR
- the fxsA gene encoding FxsA family membrane protein — its product is MTFGVTPPPSSRPPQRSRARRFVPLGIAAWMVLEIWLLTVVAGATNGLTVFLLLVAGVIIGGYVVKRAGRRAWRNLTESLQTTGGPAAPGNPAASGNGASGNGKPGDGTTGGKSGSGKRGSGNTLPMAGGLLLMIPGLVSDALGLLCLFPPTGKLIQRRAEKLLNRRAGYAQESFGNAFQQARMHRPDGKVVQGEVIHEDEPSSPRRQDPPLTG
- a CDS encoding RNA polymerase-binding protein RbpA, whose protein sequence is MSERALRGTRLVVTSYETDRGIDLAPRQAVEYACENGHRFEMPFSVEAEIPPEWECKVCGAPSLLVDGDGPEEKKGKPARTHWDMLMERRTREELEEVLAERLAVLRSGTMNIAVHPRDTNRKSA
- a CDS encoding MFS transporter, with the translated sequence MERTQAVAGGAAEDGDEAAARRREQRGWYWYDWANSVYSTTVLTVFLGPYLTSVAKAAADADGFVHPLGLPVRAGSFYAYAVSASLLLSVLAMPLAGALADRTGRKKPLLGCCAYAGAAATTGMFFLGGDRYLLGGALLVLANVAFVVSMMLYNSFLPQIARPDERDAVSSRGWAFGYAAGALVLIANLVLYGAHDSFGLSTGTAVRICLASAGLWWGAFSVIPLRRLRERRTAAAEEPAGSGATTLGRGGRQLRETLRDMRRHPLTLAFLLAYLVYNDGVQTVITQASVYGSEELGLDQTTLIVAVLLVQVLAAAGALLMGRLAGRYGAQRTILGSLVAWVLTLAAGYFLPAKAPGWFFGLAAGIGLVLGGSQALSRSLFSHLVPRGKEAEYFSAYEMSDRGVSWLGPLVFGVTYQLTGSYRDAIVSLVAFFVIGFVLLARVPVGRAIAAAGNPVPDRI
- a CDS encoding glycerophosphodiester phosphodiesterase family protein, translating into MTPAIRTRHTYLDHPVPLPFAHRGGAAEGLENTAAAFRRAVGLGYRYLETDVHATSDGELVAFHDATLDRVTDSRGTIGQLPWRAVRRARVGGHEPLPLFEELLEEFPGARWNVDLKADAALAPLLALLRRTNAWDRVCVGSFSEARVARAQRLAGRRMATSLGTRGVAGLRLRSYGRGVLPLDRLLGAAVRRSAVCVQVPERQSGLPVVDPLFLRAAHALGMQVHVWTVNDADRMRALLDLGVDGIMTDHIETLRTVLTERGCWV
- a CDS encoding PLP-dependent aminotransferase family protein encodes the protein MAQWTSAVGAPQLARLLRSQAPCDAQLTAAGRRLPAYRSLADGIRLLVLEGRVPVAARLPAERELAAAFGVSRTTVAAAYEALRAEGFLESRRGSGSWTAVPAGNPLPTRGLEPLPPEAAGSMIDLGCAALPAPEPWLTRAFQGAMADLPLYAHTHGDYPAGLPVLRQALADRYTARGIPTMPEQIMVTTGAMGAVAAICKLCTRPGERVAVDSPSYANILQLMRDAGARLVPVALADKLAGWDIPVWRQVMRDAAPRMAYVVADFHNPTGTLATEDQRRRLVDAARSAGTLLVVDETMAELQLDEDPAPPRQVCAFDPAGSAVITVGSASKAFWAGMRIGWVRAAPDIIRSLVAARAYSDLGSPVLEQLAIASLLEGGGWEAAVGIRREQARENRDAIVEALHRHLPDWEFSVPRGGLTLWARTGGLSGSRIAEAGERLGVRVPSGPRFGVDGAFEGFVRLPFTVSGAVAEEAAVRLAGAARLVATGAPVDTEMRHAFVA